The Jiangella alba genome includes the window GTCGTCGCCGAGGGCCGGGCTGTCCGAGGTCAGGCTGTGCACGAGGTACACGTCGGGCGGCCCGCCGAGCGCGGCGAGTGTCTCCTGCCACTGCCGCCGGAACGTCTCGAGCGAGTGGTCCTTGACCTCGTGCACATCGGCGTCGACGCGCCACCCGGCGGTGTACGTGTAGCCCCACTTCGAGCCGACGGTCAGCTCGTCGCGGCGGCCCGGATGCGCCGCCAGCCACTCGCCGAGGAACCGCTCCGCCAGGCCGTACGACCGCGCCGCGTCGACGTAGCGCACCCCCGCGGCCCACGCCGCGTCGAGCACCGCGTGGGTGCGCGCCCGCAGGTCGTCGACCGACGCGCCGTCGCGGATGTCGCCGCCGTGGCCGAGCGTGAGGTAGCCGGGCCGCCCCAGCGCCGCCAGCCCGAGCCCGATGCCGCGCGCGGCCGGCCGCGTCCCCTGCGTCGTCACCCGGCCAGCGTAACGACGACCACGTCACCCCGGCGTCAGCGGCAGCGCCACCTCGAGCCGGGTGCCCTCGCCGGCCGGGCTGCTCACCACGATGCTGCCGCCGAGCGCCTCGACCCGGTCGTACAGGCCGGTCAGCCCGGTGCCGCCGGTCAGGACCGCGCCGCCGCGGCCGTCGTCGCCGACCAGCAGCCACAGCTCGCCGTCGCGCTCCTCGACGGCCAGCTCGACGTGCGTCGCGTCGGCGTGCTTGACGGTGTTGGTGAGCGCCTCCGAGGCCACGTAGTACGCCGCGACCTCGACCGCGTCGCCGTAACGGCGCTCCAGCCGCAACGTCAGGTCCACCGGGACCGGCGAGCGGCGGGCCAGCGTGCGCAGCGCGGGACCGAGCCCGCCCTCGGAGAGGATCGCCGGGTGGATGCCGCGCGACAGCTCGCGCAGCTCGTCCAGCACCGCGGTGACGTCCTCGGCGAGCCGGCCGAGCGCCGCGCCCAGGCCGGTCAGCTCGGCCGGGACCTCCGCCTGGACGTTGCGCAGCTCCAGCGCCAGCGAGACGAGCCGCTGCTGCGCGCCGTCGTGCAGGTCGCGCTCCAGCCGACGGCGGGTCGCGTCGCCCGCGGCGATCACCCGGGCGCGCGAGGCGGCCAGCTGCGCCCGGCTCTCGGTGTTGGCGATCGCGGTCGCGACGATCTCGGTGAACGCGACCAGCCGGTCCTCGGTGTCCGGTGGCAGCAGGCCGGTCCGCGACGCCACGCCGATGCTGCCCCACAGTCTCGACTCCACGACGATCGGGCTGGCCACCGTCGACGTGATGTCCTCGCCGGACAGGCTGGGCGGCTGCTCGCCGGTCTCGGCGTAGTCGATGCGGGCGGACCGCCCGGTGCGCAGCACCCGCTCGATCACCGACGGCGTCTCCGGCCGCCAGCGCGCGCCCGGCCCGCGGCGAAGCTCATCGCGCCAGCCACGCGCCGCGAGGTACGTCGCCGTCCCGTCGCTCTCGAACCGCAGCACCGACGCGCAATCCGCGCCCAGCAGTTCGCAGACCCGGTCGACGACGGCCCGGACCACCGGGCTCGGGTCGGCGCCGCCGCGGGCCGCCAGCGTCGCCACCCGGCGCAGCGCGGCCTGCTCGTCCGCATTGCGCAGCAACGCCGCGCTGGACTCGGCGTTCGTGACGGCCGTGGCCAGCAACTCGGTGAAGTGCAGGATCCGTTCCTCGGTCTCCGGCGGGAACGCGCGCGGCTGCCGCGCCGACACGACGACGACGCCCCACAGCTCCCCGCCGGTGACGACCGGGCAGCCGATGGACGAGCGG containing:
- a CDS encoding GAF domain-containing protein, translated to MGGAIIGVGLVGLVTALVAFLNLHLPPRALLILYLLAVVPVALWWGVGPAALVSALSVITFVLLIAPPQSEGTAVVAFAVFVATAAVVAALAAGLRQSVRRSQELAAEQSALRRVATLAAKGVPSTELFEAVTREIGELCGADLTRLGRYEDGGTVIRVAAWTRLPARLPVGERVPVDETRVARDVLRTGAPVRVSGAAVTNGAGGPLARELGIRSSIGCPVVTGGELWGVVVVSARQPRAFPPETEERILHFTELLATAVTNAESSAALLRNADEQAALRRVATLAARGGADPSPVVRAVVDRVCELLGADCASVLRFESDGTATYLAARGWRDELRRGPGARWRPETPSVIERVLRTGRSARIDYAETGEQPPSLSGEDITSTVASPIVVESRLWGSIGVASRTGLLPPDTEDRLVAFTEIVATAIANTESRAQLAASRARVIAAGDATRRRLERDLHDGAQQRLVSLALELRNVQAEVPAELTGLGAALGRLAEDVTAVLDELRELSRGIHPAILSEGGLGPALRTLARRSPVPVDLTLRLERRYGDAVEVAAYYVASEALTNTVKHADATHVELAVEERDGELWLLVGDDGRGGAVLTGGTGLTGLYDRVEALGGSIVVSSPAGEGTRLEVALPLTPG